The following proteins are encoded in a genomic region of Fundidesulfovibrio soli:
- a CDS encoding hydrolase, with amino-acid sequence MKTELLNPQNSAVIFIDHQPQMTFGVESIDRQTLFNNVLMLAKAASIFKVPTILTTVETKSFSGNMWPQLLDIFPGQEPIERTSMNSWESKSFVEAVAATGRKKLVIAALWTEVCLAFPALEALGAGYEVYAVEDASGGTSLTAHNAAMRRMEQAGAVPVTSLQVLLEYQRDWARKDTYDALLAVVKEHAGAYGQGVEYAYTMVHGAPASRAKGK; translated from the coding sequence ATGAAAACGGAACTTCTGAATCCTCAAAACAGTGCGGTGATCTTCATCGACCACCAGCCGCAGATGACCTTCGGCGTGGAAAGCATCGACCGCCAGACGCTTTTCAACAACGTCCTGATGCTGGCCAAGGCGGCCAGCATCTTCAAGGTGCCCACCATCCTCACTACAGTGGAAACCAAGAGCTTTTCAGGGAACATGTGGCCTCAACTGCTGGACATCTTCCCGGGACAAGAACCCATCGAGCGCACCAGCATGAACTCCTGGGAGAGCAAGAGCTTCGTGGAGGCCGTGGCCGCCACCGGCCGTAAAAAGCTGGTCATCGCCGCCCTCTGGACCGAAGTCTGTCTGGCGTTCCCGGCGCTGGAGGCCCTCGGCGCGGGCTACGAAGTCTATGCGGTGGAGGATGCCTCGGGCGGGACGAGCCTCACCGCCCACAACGCCGCCATGCGCCGAATGGAGCAGGCCGGGGCCGTGCCGGTCACGTCGCTGCAGGTGCTGCTCGAATACCAGCGCGACTGGGCGCGCAAGGATACCTACGACGCCTTGCTGGCCGTGGTGAAGGAGCACGCGGGCGCCTACGGCCAGGGCGTGGAGTACGCCTACACCATGGTGCATGGAGCGCCCGCCAGCCGGGCCAAGGGCAAGTAG